In the Gasterosteus aculeatus chromosome X, fGasAcu3.hap1.1, whole genome shotgun sequence genome, one interval contains:
- the LOC120809244 gene encoding cilia- and flagella-associated protein 263-like isoform X2 codes for MEDELSLTEEQEVAQEQKELHHEQVEALKCSNAALLAEIDMLERFIGRIDPQDLVSTAGGDGLGPAGASNLEGGLTSEQKLYVAQREVTEARADLEKARQRCERVQDHYKASLEEAEWHLADIRKAKKKFESKALKPLQDKRLEVKEPEKVLQYIKDKSKVAQIEKFHLKNRTLQAYKKKLQQQLQQKKETGKAEYEDLFQEYCEQRIDKSLEELAVNHSKVLRVLGSHKEKLQSVTAEAAQLSDDITNRKQLLVKIEEKLQQAEEERSKAEALNKHLRRQMTDYRAPDVTQYMDVKDRHTKLRRSIHMLERRSGITEQLALKGRSTLRTTLTPAGRAGAGNTSGGQPISLKLPHIAAKNTARTREAESLLGS; via the exons ATGGAGGACGAGCTTTCGTTGACGGAAGAACAAGAGGTCGCGCAAGAACAAAAAGAACTCCACCACGAGCAAGTTGAAGCATTAAA ATGTTCCAACGCGGCCCTCCTGGCAGAGATCGACATGCTGGAACGATTCATCGGCCGCATTGATCCTCAGGACCTGGTTTCCACCGCTGGGGGAGACGGCCTGGGGCCGGCCGGAGCCTCCAACCTGGAGGGTGGG CTGACCTCGGAACAAAAGCTTTACGTGGCCCAGAGAGAAGTAACGGAGGCCCGAGCAGACCTGGAGAAAGCCCGGCAGAGATGTGAGAGAGTTCAGGACCACTACAAG GCCTCTCTGGAAGAAGCAGAATGGCATCTCGCAGATATCAGGAAGGCCAAGAAAAAGTTTGAAAGTAAAGCGCTCAAACCCCTGCAGGACAAGAGGTTGGAAGTAAAGGAGCCGGAGAAGGTGCTTCAGTACATAAAAGACAAGTCAAAG GTCGCCCAAATAGAGAAGTTTCATCTGAAGAACCGGACACTGCAGGCCTACAAGAAaaagctccagcagcagctccaacagAAGAAGGAGACGGGAAAAGCCGAGTACGAG GACTTGTTCCAGGAATACTGCGAGCAAAGAATTGACAAAAGCTTGGAGGAACTTGCAGTCAACCATTCGAAAGTACTCCGCGTCCTCGGCTCACATAAG gagaagctgcagagtgTGACGGCGGAGGCTGCGCAGCTGAGCGATGACATCACCAACAGGAAGCAGCTGCTGGTGAAAAtcgaggagaagctgcagcaggccGAGGAG GAGCGCTCTAAAGCAGAGGCCCTGAACAAACACCTGCGCCGCCAGATGACGGATTATCGGGCCCCCGACGTCACGCAGTACATGGACgtcaaagacagacacacaaagctgcGGCGGAGCATCCACATGTTGGAGAGGAGGTCTGGGATCACCGAG CAGTTGGCCTTGAAGGGCCGGAGCACACTGAGAACCACTCTCACTCCTGCAGGCAGAGCCGGGGCAGGAAATACAAGTGGGGGGCAACCGATCTCCCTAAAGCTCCCACACATAGCAGCAAAGAACACAGCGAGAACAAGAGAAGCAGAAAGTCTGCTGGGGTCATAA
- the LOC120809244 gene encoding cilia- and flagella-associated protein 263-like isoform X4 translates to MEDELSLTEEQEVAQEQKELHHEQVEALKCSNAALLAEIDMLERFIGRIDPQDLVSTAGGDGLGPAGASNLEGGLTSEQKLYVAQREVTEARADLEKARQRCERVQDHYKASLEEAEWHLADIRKAKKKFESKALKPLQDKRLEVKEPEKVLQYIKDKSKVAQIEKFHLKNRTLQAYKKKLQQQLQQKKETGKAEYEDLFQEYCEQRIDKSLEELAVNHSKVLRVLGSHKEKLQSVTAEAAQLSDDITNRKQLLVKIEEKLQQAEEERSKAEALNKHLRRQMTDYRAPDVTQYMDVKDRHTKLRRSIHMLERRSGITELALKGRSTLRTTLTPAGRAGAGNTSGGQPISLKLPHIAAKNTARTREAESLLGS, encoded by the exons ATGGAGGACGAGCTTTCGTTGACGGAAGAACAAGAGGTCGCGCAAGAACAAAAAGAACTCCACCACGAGCAAGTTGAAGCATTAAA ATGTTCCAACGCGGCCCTCCTGGCAGAGATCGACATGCTGGAACGATTCATCGGCCGCATTGATCCTCAGGACCTGGTTTCCACCGCTGGGGGAGACGGCCTGGGGCCGGCCGGAGCCTCCAACCTGGAGGGTGGG CTGACCTCGGAACAAAAGCTTTACGTGGCCCAGAGAGAAGTAACGGAGGCCCGAGCAGACCTGGAGAAAGCCCGGCAGAGATGTGAGAGAGTTCAGGACCACTACAAG GCCTCTCTGGAAGAAGCAGAATGGCATCTCGCAGATATCAGGAAGGCCAAGAAAAAGTTTGAAAGTAAAGCGCTCAAACCCCTGCAGGACAAGAGGTTGGAAGTAAAGGAGCCGGAGAAGGTGCTTCAGTACATAAAAGACAAGTCAAAG GTCGCCCAAATAGAGAAGTTTCATCTGAAGAACCGGACACTGCAGGCCTACAAGAAaaagctccagcagcagctccaacagAAGAAGGAGACGGGAAAAGCCGAGTACGAG GACTTGTTCCAGGAATACTGCGAGCAAAGAATTGACAAAAGCTTGGAGGAACTTGCAGTCAACCATTCGAAAGTACTCCGCGTCCTCGGCTCACATAAG gagaagctgcagagtgTGACGGCGGAGGCTGCGCAGCTGAGCGATGACATCACCAACAGGAAGCAGCTGCTGGTGAAAAtcgaggagaagctgcagcaggccGAGGAG GAGCGCTCTAAAGCAGAGGCCCTGAACAAACACCTGCGCCGCCAGATGACGGATTATCGGGCCCCCGACGTCACGCAGTACATGGACgtcaaagacagacacacaaagctgcGGCGGAGCATCCACATGTTGGAGAGGAGGTCTGGGATCACCGAG TTGGCCTTGAAGGGCCGGAGCACACTGAGAACCACTCTCACTCCTGCAGGCAGAGCCGGGGCAGGAAATACAAGTGGGGGGCAACCGATCTCCCTAAAGCTCCCACACATAGCAGCAAAGAACACAGCGAGAACAAGAGAAGCAGAAAGTCTGCTGGGGTCATAA
- the LOC120809244 gene encoding cilia- and flagella-associated protein 263-like isoform X3, which produces MEDELSLTEEQEVAQEQKELHHEQVEALKCSNAALLAEIDMLERFIGRIDPQDLVSTAGGDGLGPAGASNLEGGQLTSEQKLYVAQREVTEARADLEKARQRCERVQDHYKASLEEAEWHLADIRKAKKKFESKALKPLQDKRLEVKEPEKVLQYIKDKSKVAQIEKFHLKNRTLQAYKKKLQQQLQQKKETGKAEYEDLFQEYCEQRIDKSLEELAVNHSKVLRVLGSHKEKLQSVTAEAAQLSDDITNRKQLLVKIEEKLQQAEEERSKAEALNKHLRRQMTDYRAPDVTQYMDVKDRHTKLRRSIHMLERRSGITELALKGRSTLRTTLTPAGRAGAGNTSGGQPISLKLPHIAAKNTARTREAESLLGS; this is translated from the exons ATGGAGGACGAGCTTTCGTTGACGGAAGAACAAGAGGTCGCGCAAGAACAAAAAGAACTCCACCACGAGCAAGTTGAAGCATTAAA ATGTTCCAACGCGGCCCTCCTGGCAGAGATCGACATGCTGGAACGATTCATCGGCCGCATTGATCCTCAGGACCTGGTTTCCACCGCTGGGGGAGACGGCCTGGGGCCGGCCGGAGCCTCCAACCTGGAGGGTGGG CAGCTGACCTCGGAACAAAAGCTTTACGTGGCCCAGAGAGAAGTAACGGAGGCCCGAGCAGACCTGGAGAAAGCCCGGCAGAGATGTGAGAGAGTTCAGGACCACTACAAG GCCTCTCTGGAAGAAGCAGAATGGCATCTCGCAGATATCAGGAAGGCCAAGAAAAAGTTTGAAAGTAAAGCGCTCAAACCCCTGCAGGACAAGAGGTTGGAAGTAAAGGAGCCGGAGAAGGTGCTTCAGTACATAAAAGACAAGTCAAAG GTCGCCCAAATAGAGAAGTTTCATCTGAAGAACCGGACACTGCAGGCCTACAAGAAaaagctccagcagcagctccaacagAAGAAGGAGACGGGAAAAGCCGAGTACGAG GACTTGTTCCAGGAATACTGCGAGCAAAGAATTGACAAAAGCTTGGAGGAACTTGCAGTCAACCATTCGAAAGTACTCCGCGTCCTCGGCTCACATAAG gagaagctgcagagtgTGACGGCGGAGGCTGCGCAGCTGAGCGATGACATCACCAACAGGAAGCAGCTGCTGGTGAAAAtcgaggagaagctgcagcaggccGAGGAG GAGCGCTCTAAAGCAGAGGCCCTGAACAAACACCTGCGCCGCCAGATGACGGATTATCGGGCCCCCGACGTCACGCAGTACATGGACgtcaaagacagacacacaaagctgcGGCGGAGCATCCACATGTTGGAGAGGAGGTCTGGGATCACCGAG TTGGCCTTGAAGGGCCGGAGCACACTGAGAACCACTCTCACTCCTGCAGGCAGAGCCGGGGCAGGAAATACAAGTGGGGGGCAACCGATCTCCCTAAAGCTCCCACACATAGCAGCAAAGAACACAGCGAGAACAAGAGAAGCAGAAAGTCTGCTGGGGTCATAA
- the LOC120809244 gene encoding cilia- and flagella-associated protein 263-like isoform X1, protein MEDELSLTEEQEVAQEQKELHHEQVEALKCSNAALLAEIDMLERFIGRIDPQDLVSTAGGDGLGPAGASNLEGGQLTSEQKLYVAQREVTEARADLEKARQRCERVQDHYKASLEEAEWHLADIRKAKKKFESKALKPLQDKRLEVKEPEKVLQYIKDKSKVAQIEKFHLKNRTLQAYKKKLQQQLQQKKETGKAEYEDLFQEYCEQRIDKSLEELAVNHSKVLRVLGSHKEKLQSVTAEAAQLSDDITNRKQLLVKIEEKLQQAEEERSKAEALNKHLRRQMTDYRAPDVTQYMDVKDRHTKLRRSIHMLERRSGITEQLALKGRSTLRTTLTPAGRAGAGNTSGGQPISLKLPHIAAKNTARTREAESLLGS, encoded by the exons ATGGAGGACGAGCTTTCGTTGACGGAAGAACAAGAGGTCGCGCAAGAACAAAAAGAACTCCACCACGAGCAAGTTGAAGCATTAAA ATGTTCCAACGCGGCCCTCCTGGCAGAGATCGACATGCTGGAACGATTCATCGGCCGCATTGATCCTCAGGACCTGGTTTCCACCGCTGGGGGAGACGGCCTGGGGCCGGCCGGAGCCTCCAACCTGGAGGGTGGG CAGCTGACCTCGGAACAAAAGCTTTACGTGGCCCAGAGAGAAGTAACGGAGGCCCGAGCAGACCTGGAGAAAGCCCGGCAGAGATGTGAGAGAGTTCAGGACCACTACAAG GCCTCTCTGGAAGAAGCAGAATGGCATCTCGCAGATATCAGGAAGGCCAAGAAAAAGTTTGAAAGTAAAGCGCTCAAACCCCTGCAGGACAAGAGGTTGGAAGTAAAGGAGCCGGAGAAGGTGCTTCAGTACATAAAAGACAAGTCAAAG GTCGCCCAAATAGAGAAGTTTCATCTGAAGAACCGGACACTGCAGGCCTACAAGAAaaagctccagcagcagctccaacagAAGAAGGAGACGGGAAAAGCCGAGTACGAG GACTTGTTCCAGGAATACTGCGAGCAAAGAATTGACAAAAGCTTGGAGGAACTTGCAGTCAACCATTCGAAAGTACTCCGCGTCCTCGGCTCACATAAG gagaagctgcagagtgTGACGGCGGAGGCTGCGCAGCTGAGCGATGACATCACCAACAGGAAGCAGCTGCTGGTGAAAAtcgaggagaagctgcagcaggccGAGGAG GAGCGCTCTAAAGCAGAGGCCCTGAACAAACACCTGCGCCGCCAGATGACGGATTATCGGGCCCCCGACGTCACGCAGTACATGGACgtcaaagacagacacacaaagctgcGGCGGAGCATCCACATGTTGGAGAGGAGGTCTGGGATCACCGAG CAGTTGGCCTTGAAGGGCCGGAGCACACTGAGAACCACTCTCACTCCTGCAGGCAGAGCCGGGGCAGGAAATACAAGTGGGGGGCAACCGATCTCCCTAAAGCTCCCACACATAGCAGCAAAGAACACAGCGAGAACAAGAGAAGCAGAAAGTCTGCTGGGGTCATAA